The genomic interval GCAACATCTTCGAGTTTCCGCGCCTGTTTCCGGGCACGCGTATCCTGAAGCTGGAGCAGAACTACCGCTCCACGCAGCCTATTCTGGATCTGGCCAACCGGATCATTCGGCGGGCGCACCACCGCTACGACAAGGTGCTTTTCAGCGAGCGCAAGCAGGGCGAGCGGCCGGCCATCGTCCCGGCACCGGACGAGCGTACCGAAAGCCGCTTCGTCTGTCAGATGATTCTGGCACTTCGCGAGCAGGGCGTGCCGCTGCATCAGATGGCCGTGCTGTTCCGGAGCAGCCATAATGCGTTCGATCTGGAAATGGAGCTCAACCGCCGGGGCATCCCCTACGTGAAGTACGGCGGGCTGAAGCTCAGCGAAGCGGCCCATGTGAAGGACCTGCTGGCCTACCTCCGACTGCTCGAAAACCCGAAAGACGCGGCTGCCTGGAACCGCGTGCTGCAATTGATCGAAGGGATCGGCCCGCGCACGGCGCAGCGACTGATCGAATGGATCACGTCGGCCGATGCGACGCCGTTTACGCTGGAAGAGCGACCGTTTTCGCCCCGCTACGCCGAGGCGCTGATCCGGCTCTTCACGCTGCTGCGCCAGCTCTGGGAGACCGAGCTTCCGCTGGAGGCGCAGCTGACCGAGCTGTTGCACTACTACCGGCCGCTGTGCGAGCGCCGTTACTACGAGGACTACCCGAAGCGGCTGCAGGACCTGGAGCACCTGGTCAGTCTGAGCGCCCGCTTTCAGAGCCGGGCGGCGTTTCTGGAAGCACTCGTGCTCGATCCGCTGGAACTGACCGCGCTGGAGGTCGAGCCGCTCGTCGAAGACGAACCGCCGCTGGTGCTCTCGACGATCCATTCGGCCAAGGGCCTGGAGTTCCACACGGTGTTCATCATCCACGCGCTGGAAGGCATTCTGCCTTCGGCCTATGCGCTGAACGATCCAGAAGCGCTTGACGAGGAGCTCCGGCTGCTCTACGTGGCCGTCACCCGCGCGCGGGAGTATCTGTTCATTTCCTATCCGATGGTGCGTTACCAGGCCGGCTCCGGCTCGTACCTGACCAGCCCCAGCCGCTTTCTGGAAGACCTGCCGGAAGAAATTCTGGAGCCCTGGGTGCTCGTGGAGGAACCCACGGCTTCTTCCGCCTATGAACTGCCGGGTTCGAGCGCATCTGCCTTACCGCCAGGCGATTGAATGATGGAGCTCTACCGCGCACCGGTCCAGAACGGCGCCGTCCTGACCATCGAAGAAGTCGGGCTGGAGCAACTGGACGTGATCCGGGAGCTAAACCGGGCCATTTTCGACGAGGAGCGTATCATCAACACGTTCGATCGGGACGACCTGATGATCCTGCTGGCCCGGGTCAACGGCGTGCCCGTCGGTTTCAAGATCGGCTACCGCGAAAACAGCCGTACGTTCTACAGCGCCAAGGGCGGGGTACTGCCCGAATACCGGCGTCAGGGCATCGCTCGCCAGCTTCTGTATGTGATGATGGAGCGGGCCCGCCAGAAGGGTTATCGGCGCTTCGCCTACGACACGTTCCCGAACCGGCATCCCGGCATGGCCGTGCTGGGCCTGACCGAGGGCTTCCGGGTCACCCGCGCCGACTACAACACGTTCTACCGCGACTACCGCCTGCGACTGGAGAAGGATCTGTAGTGTCGGAGGTTCTGAACTGGACATGGACGCCCTTCACCGTCGCACCTCCACGCGGAAGCGGCCGATCAGCCGCCGGTCCGGCTCGTCCGACAACCGGATGTAGAGATGAAAAGCTTCGTCCCGTCCCAGCACCGGACCCGGAAGCTCCAACGCCTGCTGCCAGGCGCCCGACAACGAGACCAGCACTCCATGTGGCTCAATCTTACTGTCATCCCATCCTTTCATTGAGTAATAATCTGACTTTTTGTTAGCAAAAAAAGCTAAAATCAAAGTGTCTGCCACAAAAAACACTTCGAAAGTCTGTGATGTCCGCAACATTAAGGATTCCCATTTCTTTCGATCGTTTATGGCCAGATTTGCAGGTATATCTTCATTCGGAGAATGCCATTCAGGATGTTGAAAATACACGCTTTTAAGAAACACACCTCCAGTATCTGAGAGCGCATAAATTTGAATCTCTGGAGAAAGACTGTATCCTACAGCTGCAATTCTACGGTTTGCATTCACATCTATGCGTGGAGCTCTGGTTGCCAGGTTCTTTTCAAAATACAGCGTTGGGTAAAAGCCAAATCGACCTTTTACATGGGTAAAGGAAGTGTCGAGAATAGAAACCGTTCGTGTCTCCTTACAGGGCTTCCCAAGAGGATCACTGCAGGGTTCCCTGATATCTGTTGAAGCTACAACAATATGTTGATCATCCAGAACCCTAAGAGGAAACTCTGGATAATAAAATTCAGGCATTCTCTTTTGAGATAAAAATCTTCCTGTTCGATCAAAAACAACGATTCTGTTAAATATTTCCTGAACATATACCTTATCATTTAATAATGTTACATACAGAGGCCCCAAGAGAGAGCCCGGTTCTTCAAAGCCGGGATATCCGAAAGTCTGCACAGGCATTCCGGATTTGTCATATACAACGATACGCCTCAGTCGTCTGTCGGGCACGTATAGTCGAAAAGGATCTAAGGAAACCGCAACTGATCTGAACTCCCCCAGAAAGAGTGTATCCGGCTCTTTTAGAAATATTGTATCTACAGGTAATAGTGTAGCAGAAAAGACAATTGTCTCTTCTTTTAGCAGGCAACTACATAAAACAAGGAGGGTTCCGACAAGGGCATAAACCGCACATTGTCGAAACCCTCTATTCGTAATTCCACACTTCACCTTCACTTCGGCTTAATGATTATTGGACAGAAGCAATTGACAGGAACGCCACCACAATCATTAGGGACCGTAAAGTCGTTAGAGCAAATGTAATCAGGCGGATCTGCTACAACATTATCAGGCCGATACACCCACGGCACCAGGCTCAGACCCAGCGCCAGCACCAGAAACAACGTCGCCAGTCGATCCTTCCAGCCTTTCATCGCTCACCTCCTTTTGTTTTGGTGAAACATACGCCCTCTATCCGATCACCGGTGATCGTCCAACAACAACAGCCGCACCGACGAAGCATCCCCCACCGTGCGCAACACCTCCGGACCCAGCTCCACCACCACCCGACCCTCCCGCCGCACCAGCGCCCGCGGCAACAACGCCTCCCCGAAATGCCGCCCGTACCACCCCAGCGAATCCCACCACACCCCGAACGGAAACCCCATCACCGCCGCATAGCGCCGCGCCAGCTCCCGACTCCGATCCTCCAGAATCCCCACCACCCGAAAACCCAGTGCATGGGCCCCTTCAACCCAGGCCTGAGCCGTGCGCGCCACGGTCTGGCCGCATTCGTTCGGGCTGAAAAACAGCAGCACCTCGCCCGCTGCGTCCGTCGGCTCGGGGTTTCCGGCCGGGGTCCAGACCGGCACGAAGGCCTCGGAGGGGAAGGGCACCTCGGGCACGCTTCGATGCAGGCGCCAGGCGTGCAGGCCCCAGCTCGGCGCCAGAAGCAGCAGGCCCAGGCCGATTTTCTGCACCGCCGACATGGCCCGAAGTGTCCGGGTTGGTGAAAAGTCCTTGCTTTTGAGAAGCTGCCGTTAAGTTACACACGCACACACACAATCTGTCAAGAGGAAAAGTGCCTGTAAAATTGTAACTTTTATCTGTTTGGGCGAAATTCGTTTGACGGTATAACCTGTAAAAAACGGGACAGGTCATGAGCGAACCCTGGTTGATGCCGGACCGCGCGCGTGGGGCGGAGGCCCGGCGGGCCGATCTGCTCAAGGGCTTGCAGCAGGTGCAGTACTGGATCGAGGAGGCGTTGCATCAGCTTCCGGATGAGGCGGCGCTGTGGTGGGAGCCGGCGCCGGGCGTGCCGTCGATCGGCGCGCGCGTGCAGCACATCCTGGGCGCCAGCCGCCGACTGGCCGCCTATGCGCTGGACCCGGCGCCTGATCCCGAGGCGCTGGCGGCCGAAGCACGCACCGACTGGACGCCGCGAGGCGATTCGCGGGAGCAACTGCTGGACGCGCTCCGACGGCAGTTTGCGGCGCTGGCCGAGCGCATCGAAGCACTCTCCGACGCCGAACTGGACGCGGTGCGTCCCGTGGGACGGCGTCGGCTGCCCGTGCGGCGCGCCACCATCCTGCACCACCTGATCGAACATGCCGCGCATCACAGCGGCCAGCTCATCCTGCTTGTGCGCCTTTATGCGCGTCGTTGAGCGACGCAACCCGGCCGACTTCCGCTCGTAGGCTACGACAGTCGCACCGGGAAATCGACCGACGTATGTCGCTGCTGCTGTTCGAACTCTGGGAGGGCCTGATGGCCGCGCTCCGGGCCATCGCCGCGCACAAGCTGCGGGCCGTCCTGACCACGCTGGGCATCATCATCGGCATCGTGGCCGTCACACTGATGGCCACGGTGATCAACGGCATCGAGCGGGACTTCAACGAGTCGCTCTCGGAGCTGGGCACCGACGTGCTGTATGTGGAGAAGTGGCCCTGGATCGTCGGGCCCGGCTCGCGCTGGTGGGAGTACATCAACCGCCCGGACATCACGCCCGAGCTGGCCGACGTGATCGAGGAGCGGGCCCGCTACGTGGTGGCCGCCGTGCCGGTGCTCGATCGCATGGGCACGGCCCGTTATGGCGGCACCACCGTCTCGTCGCTGACCATCGTGGGCGCCGAAGCCGACTATCCCCGGGTGCACGCGGTGGACCTGGCGCTCGGCCGTTTCTACACCGAAGTGGAAGAGCGAAGCGCCCGCGCCGTGTGCGTGCTGGGCGCCGAGGTGGCCTCCCGACTGTTTCCCGTCGAGCAACCGCTGGGCAAGTTCATCCGGCTCAGCGGGCATCGCTGCCAGGTGATCGGCGTGCTGCAGCGCAAGGGAAGCGGCCCCGACAGTCCGGCTTCGACCGACACCCAGGTGTTCATTCCGTTCCGGACCTACGCGCGGTTCTTCGGCATTCGCAACCGGAGCGTGTCCATTCACGTCAAGGTGGTCGATCCGGAGCTGATGGCGCTGGCGAAGGACGAACTGACGGGGGTCCTGCGCGTGGCGCGCCGGCTGGATGCGCTGGAAAAGAACGACTTCGAGATCAACGAGCAGCAGGCGCTCCGGGAACAACTGGCGCCGGTCAAGACCGCCATCTACGGCGTGGGGCTGTTTCTGACGGGTCTGTCGCTGCTGGTGGGCGGCGTGGGCGTGATGAACATCATGTTCGTGTCGGTCAAAGAACGCACGCGCGAGATCGGCATCCGCAAGGCCGTGGGCGCCACGCGCCGGGCCATTCTCGTGCAGTTTCTGATCGAGGCGATCCTGGTCTGCATGATCGGAGGCGTGATCGGCGTGCTGCTGGCCATGGCACTGACCGGCGTGGTCAACCTGTTCATCGACGCCTTCCTGCCGGCCACGACGGTCGCCCTTGCCTTCCTGATCTGCGTGCTGACCGGTATCACGTTCGGGCTGGCGCCGGCCTGGACGGCCGCCCG from Rhodothermus marinus carries:
- a CDS encoding ABC transporter permease; protein product: MSLLLFELWEGLMAALRAIAAHKLRAVLTTLGIIIGIVAVTLMATVINGIERDFNESLSELGTDVLYVEKWPWIVGPGSRWWEYINRPDITPELADVIEERARYVVAAVPVLDRMGTARYGGTTVSSLTIVGAEADYPRVHAVDLALGRFYTEVEERSARAVCVLGAEVASRLFPVEQPLGKFIRLSGHRCQVIGVLQRKGSGPDSPASTDTQVFIPFRTYARFFGIRNRSVSIHVKVVDPELMALAKDELTGVLRVARRLDALEKNDFEINEQQALREQLAPVKTAIYGVGLFLTGLSLLVGGVGVMNIMFVSVKERTREIGIRKAVGATRRAILVQFLIEAILVCMIGGVIGVLLAMALTGVVNLFIDAFLPATTVALAFLICVLTGITFGLAPAWTAARAQPIEALRYE
- a CDS encoding ATP-dependent helicase yields the protein MARRFVLKPEAEAPTTRLTVDYAGQLNPQQYAVVTAGGGPILVVAGAGTGKTRTLVYRVAYLVETGTPPEEIVLLTFTRRAAREMLARAAALLDGRCERVQGGTFHAFCLGLLRRYAGRLGYPSNFTVLDASDAADVIDLLRTAHGLHRSGRRFPRKQTIQAIFSAAASHPDADLETILEARYPQFLEHLEALQALREDYARYKRQHGLMDYDDLLACTIELFRQHPDVHRQVAARCRHVLVDEYQDTNRLQAQIVQALAAVHGNVMAVGDDAQSIYRFRGADFRNIFEFPRLFPGTRILKLEQNYRSTQPILDLANRIIRRAHHRYDKVLFSERKQGERPAIVPAPDERTESRFVCQMILALREQGVPLHQMAVLFRSSHNAFDLEMELNRRGIPYVKYGGLKLSEAAHVKDLLAYLRLLENPKDAAAWNRVLQLIEGIGPRTAQRLIEWITSADATPFTLEERPFSPRYAEALIRLFTLLRQLWETELPLEAQLTELLHYYRPLCERRYYEDYPKRLQDLEHLVSLSARFQSRAAFLEALVLDPLELTALEVEPLVEDEPPLVLSTIHSAKGLEFHTVFIIHALEGILPSAYALNDPEALDEELRLLYVAVTRAREYLFISYPMVRYQAGSGSYLTSPSRFLEDLPEEILEPWVLVEEPTASSAYELPGSSASALPPGD
- a CDS encoding GNAT family N-acetyltransferase, with translation MMELYRAPVQNGAVLTIEEVGLEQLDVIRELNRAIFDEERIINTFDRDDLMILLARVNGVPVGFKIGYRENSRTFYSAKGGVLPEYRRQGIARQLLYVMMERARQKGYRRFAYDTFPNRHPGMAVLGLTEGFRVTRADYNTFYRDYRLRLEKDL
- a CDS encoding DinB family protein encodes the protein MSEPWLMPDRARGAEARRADLLKGLQQVQYWIEEALHQLPDEAALWWEPAPGVPSIGARVQHILGASRRLAAYALDPAPDPEALAAEARTDWTPRGDSREQLLDALRRQFAALAERIEALSDAELDAVRPVGRRRLPVRRATILHHLIEHAAHHSGQLILLVRLYARR